The Staphylococcus sp. KG4-3 genome has a window encoding:
- a CDS encoding Hsp20/alpha crystallin family protein, translating into MIQSTNNLTKDLLESLVSDHHNFKVTVYQAHDSYTVEAELPGYQKDDITINFEHKTLTILAKRSSDLEQQGTYLINERNSNKQSRQFIFKHIDTNKIKASMNDGILTINLPIKQTKTQISID; encoded by the coding sequence ATGATACAAAGCACTAACAATCTTACTAAAGATTTATTAGAAAGTTTAGTCTCAGACCATCACAATTTCAAAGTAACTGTATATCAAGCACACGATAGCTATACAGTTGAAGCTGAACTTCCTGGTTATCAAAAAGATGATATTACTATTAATTTCGAACATAAAACATTAACTATACTAGCAAAACGTTCATCTGATTTAGAACAGCAAGGTACTTATTTAATTAACGAACGCAATTCTAATAAGCAAAGTAGACAGTTTATCTTTAAACATATAGACACAAATAAAATAAAAGCATCTATGAATGACGGCATCTTAACGATAAATCTGCCAATCAAGCAAACAAAAACACAAATTTCAATCGACTAA
- a CDS encoding NarK/NasA family nitrate transporter — protein MNKASGGFQLTLQSLSLVVGFMAWSIIAPLMPFISQDVHITSSQLSIILAIPVILGSILRVPFGYLTNIIGAKWVFFCSFIILLFPIYFLSHAQSPKMLMASGFFLGVGGAVFSVGVTSIPKYFPKERVGLANGIYGMGNIGTAISSFLAPPIAGIIGWQSTVRGYLIVIVLFAIFMFLLGDSKEPKIKVPLVKQYKILMKDLRLYYLSLWYFITFGSFVAFGLFLPNFLVQNFGISEVDAGIRAGIFIALATFLRPLGGVLGDKFNAVTLLICDFILMIIGAITLGLSDHILLFTIGCLLISMCAGVGNGLIFKLVPTYFGKEAGSANGIVSMMGGLGGFFPPLVIAYVTSITGTSHFSFILLAIFGVIALVTMIHIMKREKLNPTL, from the coding sequence ATGAACAAAGCAAGTGGTGGTTTTCAACTAACATTGCAGTCTTTAAGTCTTGTTGTAGGGTTCATGGCATGGAGTATTATTGCGCCATTAATGCCTTTTATCTCTCAGGATGTACATATAACAAGCAGCCAACTTTCTATTATTTTAGCTATTCCTGTTATATTAGGTTCTATTTTAAGAGTGCCTTTTGGTTATTTAACAAATATTATTGGTGCGAAATGGGTATTCTTTTGTAGTTTTATTATATTATTATTTCCGATTTACTTTCTAAGCCATGCACAATCACCTAAGATGTTAATGGCATCAGGTTTCTTTCTTGGCGTAGGTGGTGCTGTATTTTCAGTAGGTGTGACATCTATACCTAAATATTTTCCAAAAGAGCGCGTAGGATTAGCAAATGGTATATATGGGATGGGGAATATAGGAACTGCCATTTCTTCATTCTTAGCGCCTCCGATTGCTGGTATCATAGGTTGGCAATCAACAGTTAGAGGTTATTTAATCGTCATAGTACTTTTTGCAATTTTTATGTTTTTATTAGGTGACAGTAAAGAACCCAAAATTAAAGTGCCTTTAGTTAAACAATATAAAATATTGATGAAAGATTTAAGGTTATATTATTTATCACTTTGGTATTTTATTACATTTGGTTCATTTGTAGCTTTTGGATTGTTTTTACCTAATTTCTTAGTACAAAATTTTGGTATCAGTGAAGTTGATGCTGGTATAAGAGCAGGGATATTTATCGCATTAGCTACTTTCCTAAGGCCGTTAGGAGGAGTGTTAGGAGATAAGTTTAATGCTGTAACTTTACTAATCTGCGACTTTATATTAATGATTATAGGTGCAATTACGCTAGGTTTATCAGATCATATATTATTATTTACAATTGGATGTTTACTTATTAGTATGTGCGCAGGTGTCGGTAATGGCTTAATATTTAAGCTCGTGCCAACTTATTTTGGAAAAGAAGCTGGATCAGCTAATGGTATTGTTTCGATGATGGGAGGCTTAGGCGGTTTCTTCCCACCATTAGTCATAGCTTATGTAACAAGTATCACTGGAACAAGCCATTTCTCTTTTATCTTATTGGCTATATTCGGAGTTATTGCTTTAGTTACCATGATTCATATTATGAAACGTGAAAAATTAAATCCGACATTATAA
- a CDS encoding Hsp20/alpha crystallin family protein, translated as MAFDKKTYNNPFFEGDATELFRDFGRQFFENFPETSSIKSDVRELDRAFIIEAELPGFKKENISLQFENDTLTIEGKQSNNTKEQEENVRILHQERVYSDVKRQYPFDNIDETAIKASFENGILNVTLPKKDQEEQSASNIQID; from the coding sequence ATGGCTTTTGATAAAAAAACGTATAACAATCCATTTTTTGAAGGCGACGCAACTGAGTTATTTAGAGATTTTGGACGTCAATTTTTTGAAAACTTTCCTGAAACTTCAAGCATTAAATCAGATGTAAGAGAGTTAGATCGTGCCTTCATAATCGAAGCTGAACTCCCTGGTTTTAAAAAAGAAAATATTAGTTTACAATTTGAAAATGACACTTTAACAATTGAAGGTAAGCAATCAAATAATACTAAAGAACAAGAAGAAAACGTTCGCATCCTTCATCAAGAACGGGTTTATAGCGATGTTAAACGTCAATATCCTTTTGACAATATAGATGAAACTGCTATTAAAGCATCGTTTGAAAATGGTATATTAAACGTAACACTACCTAAAAAAGACCAAGAAGAACAGTCAGCATCCAATATTCAAATAGATTAA
- a CDS encoding DUF3139 domain-containing protein codes for MKTFFKIIGLLVLSLIIAIVFFFGMRTYQGHKNLELVDHYMDEQNLTEKIESEKTLYSAKKGLYYKQVKFKDDSEHTYTVQPISTFKGILVQGFDSETNKNIKDAKHNEFKEDYKPKDK; via the coding sequence ATGAAAACATTTTTTAAAATCATAGGTCTATTAGTGTTGTCACTGATTATTGCTATTGTATTTTTCTTTGGCATGAGAACATATCAGGGGCATAAAAATTTAGAACTAGTAGATCATTATATGGACGAACAAAATTTAACTGAAAAAATTGAATCCGAGAAAACATTGTATAGTGCTAAAAAGGGTTTATATTATAAGCAAGTTAAATTTAAAGATGATTCAGAACATACGTATACAGTGCAACCAATTAGTACATTTAAAGGTATTTTAGTACAAGGTTTTGATAGTGAAACCAATAAAAATATCAAAGATGCTAAACATAACGAATTTAAGGAAGATTATAAGCCGAAAGATAAATAG
- a CDS encoding MarR family winged helix-turn-helix transcriptional regulator → MEEKDSYLERQLCFLFYVSSKEIIKKYTSYLKEFDLTYTGYIVLLAIKVDEKLNIKTLGERVYLDSGTLTPLLKKLEKKGYVTRTREIDDERNLQIALTEKGANVKEPLSKISKRVFSEFDMDMDEAINLKETLQHFVNKHFSKDI, encoded by the coding sequence ATGGAGGAAAAAGACAGCTACTTAGAAAGACAACTATGTTTTCTTTTTTATGTGTCTTCTAAAGAAATCATTAAGAAGTATACGTCTTACTTAAAAGAATTCGATTTAACATATACAGGCTATATTGTGCTACTTGCAATTAAGGTAGATGAAAAACTCAATATTAAAACGCTTGGTGAACGTGTTTATTTAGATTCAGGGACACTTACACCTTTACTTAAAAAACTTGAGAAAAAAGGCTATGTAACTAGAACACGTGAAATTGATGATGAGCGTAACCTACAGATTGCACTTACTGAAAAGGGTGCAAATGTTAAAGAACCACTCTCTAAAATATCAAAACGTGTGTTTAGCGAATTCGATATGGACATGGATGAAGCTATTAATCTAAAAGAAACATTACAACACTTCGTTAATAAACATTTTTCTAAAGATATTTAA
- a CDS encoding DUF4889 domain-containing protein: MKSSKVFAITISALMLIIATVLIIMMLSSGQKETYYGYMKNETTADKIISEKNHKIENDVKLPAESGFSPKKGDFVKLIKAEGDGAFSKMEVVDHDDIPHGLMMKIHDMDNKKGM; encoded by the coding sequence TTGAAAAGCAGTAAAGTGTTCGCAATTACTATAAGTGCATTAATGTTAATTATTGCTACTGTATTGATTATTATGATGTTGTCGAGTGGTCAAAAAGAAACTTATTATGGCTATATGAAAAATGAAACGACCGCCGATAAAATAATTAGTGAAAAAAATCATAAAATAGAAAATGATGTTAAATTACCGGCTGAATCAGGGTTTTCTCCTAAAAAAGGAGATTTCGTTAAGCTAATTAAAGCTGAAGGCGATGGCGCTTTTAGTAAAATGGAAGTTGTCGATCATGACGACATTCCTCATGGTTTAATGATGAAAATTCACGACATGGATAATAAGAAAGGCATGTAA